From the Deinococcus radiophilus genome, one window contains:
- a CDS encoding glycerol-3-phosphate acyltransferase → MLRLLTRLAVPAAAFVIGSLPLGHWLLARRQKDTRLNSPYNLGVENVLERLGPELALGTAGLDAAKGAAAVALAPTPPLALAAGVAAYLGHLNPPSALYGDTLPRGRGNLVLLGVFVALSRQGYGGAALLPLVAYGAALAGTRYPALATVAGLGTFTVATLADRRSTGEQLLASALLLSAAWRFKENLGRILDGTEPRLGDPVPLAGKRDDQVVTAFMIHPMKIEDFWTGTPRFAWLRPLYERGLVGEELVGRIAAQFRPMKVGELRGIQTEQGKEIYCYLLSAPLLPDMFRDDPELATRRAIEGARLAQELGAEVFGLGAFWSVVGNKGEAVQEAVPELTVTNGGAYTSGTIKAAIPGILEHFSAQGRDLKHATAAVVGANGVVAFGIARTIAPQVGKVIMVGRNLERLERSAATLRRANPDTEIVTTTSYDTLKEAELIFTATSDPDPVIFAEQVRPGAWIFDEGRPADVDEGVRDVPGVRVIPGGVVLPPGNMTSRIDLQFGEGAVPACLAETLIIAATGEHDRKSLGMGTKTENVNFFVDKAQELGFTVLD, encoded by the coding sequence ATGTTGCGTCTCCTCACCCGTCTGGCCGTTCCTGCGGCGGCTTTTGTGATCGGCAGTCTGCCACTCGGCCACTGGCTGCTGGCCCGCCGACAAAAAGACACCCGGCTGAACAGCCCTTATAACCTGGGCGTGGAAAATGTGTTGGAGCGTCTGGGACCGGAGCTGGCGCTGGGCACGGCCGGGCTGGACGCCGCCAAGGGGGCTGCCGCGGTCGCCCTGGCCCCCACTCCGCCCCTGGCCCTGGCTGCCGGGGTCGCCGCTTACCTGGGCCACCTCAATCCGCCCTCCGCGCTCTACGGAGACACGCTGCCGCGTGGCCGGGGCAATCTGGTGCTGCTGGGCGTCTTCGTGGCCCTCTCGCGCCAGGGATACGGCGGGGCGGCGCTGCTCCCGCTGGTGGCTTACGGCGCGGCGCTGGCTGGAACGCGCTATCCAGCGCTGGCCACCGTAGCGGGCCTGGGCACCTTTACGGTGGCCACACTGGCGGATCGGCGCAGTACGGGTGAGCAGCTGCTGGCGTCCGCACTGCTGCTGAGCGCCGCTTGGCGCTTCAAGGAGAACCTGGGGCGCATTCTGGACGGCACCGAGCCGAGATTGGGCGATCCGGTTCCCCTGGCGGGCAAGCGGGACGATCAGGTGGTCACGGCTTTCATGATTCACCCCATGAAAATCGAGGACTTCTGGACCGGCACGCCCCGCTTTGCCTGGCTGCGCCCCCTCTACGAGCGTGGTCTGGTCGGTGAAGAGCTGGTGGGGCGCATCGCCGCGCAGTTCCGGCCCATGAAGGTGGGCGAGCTACGCGGCATCCAGACCGAGCAGGGCAAGGAAATCTACTGCTACTTGCTCAGCGCTCCGCTGCTGCCTGACATGTTCCGCGACGACCCCGAACTGGCGACCCGCCGCGCCATCGAAGGAGCGCGGCTGGCGCAGGAACTGGGCGCCGAGGTCTTTGGACTGGGGGCGTTCTGGAGTGTGGTCGGCAACAAGGGCGAGGCCGTACAAGAAGCGGTGCCGGAGCTGACGGTCACCAACGGCGGAGCCTATACCTCCGGGACCATCAAGGCGGCCATTCCCGGCATCCTGGAACACTTCAGTGCCCAGGGCCGCGACCTGAAGCACGCCACCGCCGCCGTGGTGGGGGCCAACGGTGTGGTGGCCTTCGGCATCGCCCGCACCATCGCCCCGCAGGTGGGTAAGGTCATCATGGTGGGCCGCAACCTGGAGCGGCTGGAGCGCTCGGCGGCCACCCTGCGCCGCGCCAACCCGGACACCGAAATCGTGACCACCACGTCCTATGACACCCTCAAAGAAGCCGAGCTGATCTTTACGGCCACCTCGGACCCTGACCCGGTGATCTTCGCCGAGCAGGTGCGTCCGGGGGCCTGGATCTTCGACGAGGGCCGCCCCGCCGATGTGGACGAGGGCGTGCGGGACGTGCCCGGTGTGCGGGTGATTCCCGGCGGGGTGGTGCTGCCGCCCGGCAACATGACCAGCCGAATTGATCTGCAATTCGGTGAAGGTGCGGTTCCAGCGTGCTTGGCCGAAACCCTGATTATCGCCGCGACCGGTGAACATGACCGCAAAAGCCTGGGCATGGGCACCAAAACTGAGAACGTCAATTTCTTTGTGGACAAGGCGCAGGAACTGGGCTTTACGGTCCTGGACTAA
- a CDS encoding GDYXXLXY domain-containing protein — translation MTAPPPAPDPGRSSRARPLLAAVGLQLLLAAGLVTPALLANLDAQEVLLQTQPVDPRDPLRGHYLTLGYAFNTLKTAQTFETGQPVYLPLHPGTDGVWTGDTLQASPPTEGIFLRGRVAYHLQGQTAVNYGIERFYLEETAALDQERLGWDGQAKPLRARVRVGRGGQARVVGLERGGVVIE, via the coding sequence ATGACGGCCCCACCACCTGCTCCGGACCCCGGGCGCAGCAGCCGTGCCCGCCCACTGCTGGCCGCCGTGGGCCTGCAGCTCCTGCTGGCGGCAGGTCTGGTCACTCCGGCGCTGCTGGCCAATCTGGATGCGCAGGAAGTGCTGCTGCAGACTCAGCCAGTCGACCCGCGCGATCCTCTGCGGGGTCACTACCTGACGCTGGGCTACGCCTTCAACACCCTCAAGACCGCCCAGACCTTCGAAACGGGTCAGCCGGTGTATCTGCCGCTTCACCCTGGCACGGATGGGGTCTGGACGGGCGATACCTTGCAGGCCAGTCCCCCCACCGAAGGCATCTTTTTGCGCGGACGGGTCGCCTACCATCTGCAGGGGCAAACGGCCGTCAACTACGGCATTGAGCGCTTTTATCTAGAAGAAACCGCTGCGCTGGATCAGGAGCGCTTGGGGTGGGACGGCCAGGCCAAACCGCTGCGCGCCCGGGTCCGGGTGGGCCGGGGCGGACAGGCGCGGGTGGTGGGCCTGGAACGTGGCGGCGTGGTGATTGAGTAG
- a CDS encoding DUF2157 domain-containing protein: MPDSSPTLTVRHRALREQLARWQAAGLLSAEQAAAIWNHEQQREGHTPSRPPWAVTVSVIGALVLGLGLIALVAANWDGLSRTVRLVGLIALMLGSYAVGYRLRDRPAGRWPGTGAAFYLLGGVLFGGLLAFLAQGLQLDIPLTALLLLWGAGLAALAYAVRLPAALHLALPLGAVIPLLALYSDGLNWLLGLPPGVQNLWLMGLVGGLFLAAAGWHDRPAPSGQASHLTASHLTDAERHALGHPYAFWGPSLLLGAATALLYHGLLPSDALWQGQDASAAYLLIQGLAGVLALSVAYLGQQMERRAVINWGLLGVGASVLGIYFSLFSRLLNISLVLIGAGILLLALGYLLERARRRLSEGLG; the protein is encoded by the coding sequence ATGCCTGATTCCTCTCCCACCCTGACGGTCCGTCACCGGGCACTGCGCGAGCAGCTGGCCCGCTGGCAGGCGGCTGGGCTGCTGAGTGCCGAACAAGCCGCAGCCATCTGGAACCATGAGCAGCAACGTGAGGGGCACACTCCCTCGCGTCCACCCTGGGCCGTCACCGTCTCGGTGATCGGGGCGCTGGTGCTCGGCCTGGGCCTGATCGCGCTGGTGGCCGCCAACTGGGACGGCCTGAGCCGTACGGTCCGGTTGGTGGGCCTGATCGCGTTGATGCTGGGCAGTTACGCTGTGGGCTACCGGTTACGTGACCGACCCGCTGGCCGCTGGCCGGGCACTGGGGCAGCCTTTTATCTGCTGGGCGGGGTGCTGTTCGGAGGACTGCTGGCCTTCTTGGCTCAGGGCCTGCAGCTGGACATACCGCTCACCGCCCTGCTGCTGTTATGGGGGGCCGGATTGGCAGCGCTGGCCTACGCCGTGCGGCTGCCCGCCGCGCTGCACCTGGCCCTGCCGCTGGGCGCCGTCATTCCGCTGCTGGCGCTGTACAGTGATGGGCTGAACTGGCTGCTGGGCCTCCCACCCGGTGTCCAGAACCTCTGGCTGATGGGGCTGGTCGGGGGCCTGTTTCTGGCCGCTGCCGGGTGGCATGACCGCCCTGCCCCCAGCGGCCAGGCCTCCCACCTGACGGCCTCCCACCTGACGGACGCCGAGCGGCACGCACTGGGCCACCCTTACGCTTTCTGGGGGCCCTCGCTGCTGCTGGGCGCGGCCACGGCCCTGCTGTATCACGGCCTGCTGCCGAGTGATGCCCTGTGGCAGGGCCAGGACGCTTCCGCCGCTTACCTGCTGATTCAGGGCCTGGCTGGGGTACTGGCCCTGAGCGTAGCCTACCTGGGGCAGCAAATGGAGCGGCGAGCCGTGATCAACTGGGGCCTGCTGGGCGTGGGGGCCAGCGTGCTTGGAATTTACTTTTCCCTGTTCAGCCGCCTGCTCAACATCTCGCTGGTGCTGATCGGAGCTGGGATTCTGCTGCTGGCGCTGGGCTACCTGCTGGAACGCGCCCGCCGCCGTCTAAGCGAGGGCCTGGGATGA
- a CDS encoding phospholipase D-like domain-containing protein gives MSLRRLALRSLLMAACGLPAASAQTLEVPLYLSPPPQPRLEAGEYVCPPPAHLAMRAAWQVLRDYGEADLSCGNRFVALLETASPDPSAGPDAFAQTNAQVLAARAEVLLTNMDFHAEADAPTQALLDTLAELYRRVQLGGRAAYPQGMSVRLHLGNYPLPMRPPRWIAAGMAEGLLRRGVPLQDPALGWDLRLAHYRLTPYSHIKMQVVDGREVTAAGYGYALTWLPGGESRPAGGGVNDLGLTLRGPVAQNAAAAFADLWALSDELNCPADVQAGQVEQRCSWREARPLTRPPLAHEVTTAGNAHALFLYRRTGYLQADAAHLALLGAAQRRIDLLQTSLSAQLNCVVMTPWPDICSGMPLTTYFEALLSAMERGVQVRVLTMNDKVEGVQNRSGVVILEREARQRGLAQHLEIRATTYPMHSKAILVDGEAALVGSMNFHPSAWGPLGLAEAALLTDDPQAVGELQRKFDQDWQGRSRPFDPYAGAAQ, from the coding sequence GTGTCGCTGCGCCGCCTTGCTCTTCGTTCGTTGCTGATGGCCGCCTGCGGCTTGCCAGCGGCCTCCGCGCAGACGCTGGAAGTCCCGCTGTACCTCAGCCCTCCGCCTCAGCCCCGGCTGGAAGCGGGCGAGTACGTCTGCCCGCCACCGGCACACCTGGCCATGCGGGCGGCCTGGCAGGTGCTGCGCGACTACGGTGAGGCAGACCTGTCCTGCGGCAACCGCTTCGTAGCCTTGCTGGAAACGGCCAGCCCGGACCCCTCGGCGGGGCCCGACGCCTTCGCCCAGACCAATGCACAGGTTCTGGCAGCCCGCGCCGAGGTGCTGCTGACCAATATGGATTTCCATGCTGAGGCAGACGCTCCTACCCAGGCCCTGCTGGACACGCTGGCGGAGCTGTACCGCCGTGTGCAACTGGGGGGGCGGGCCGCCTATCCCCAGGGCATGAGCGTGCGGCTGCATCTGGGCAACTACCCGTTGCCGATGCGCCCACCACGCTGGATCGCAGCAGGCATGGCTGAGGGCTTGCTGCGGCGCGGTGTACCGCTGCAGGACCCGGCGCTGGGGTGGGACCTGCGTCTGGCCCATTACCGCCTGACGCCCTACAGCCACATCAAGATGCAGGTGGTTGACGGGCGCGAGGTGACGGCGGCGGGCTACGGCTACGCCCTGACCTGGCTGCCGGGCGGGGAATCCAGGCCAGCGGGGGGCGGGGTCAATGACCTGGGCCTGACCCTGCGCGGCCCAGTGGCGCAGAATGCAGCGGCAGCCTTCGCCGATCTCTGGGCGCTGTCCGATGAGCTGAACTGCCCGGCAGACGTGCAAGCTGGACAGGTGGAGCAGCGCTGCTCGTGGCGGGAGGCCCGGCCGCTGACGCGCCCCCCACTGGCCCATGAGGTAACGACTGCCGGAAATGCCCACGCTCTGTTCTTGTACCGCCGGACGGGCTACCTTCAGGCCGACGCGGCCCATCTGGCGCTGTTGGGCGCAGCTCAGCGCCGCATTGATTTATTACAAACCTCGCTGAGCGCCCAGCTGAACTGCGTGGTCATGACACCCTGGCCGGATATTTGTAGTGGGATGCCGCTGACGACCTACTTTGAGGCGCTGCTCAGCGCGATGGAGCGCGGCGTTCAGGTGCGTGTCCTGACCATGAACGACAAAGTGGAAGGTGTTCAGAACCGCTCTGGCGTGGTGATTCTGGAGCGCGAGGCCCGCCAGCGTGGATTGGCGCAGCACCTGGAGATTCGCGCCACCACCTATCCGATGCACAGCAAAGCCATCTTGGTGGACGGGGAAGCCGCGCTGGTGGGCAGCATGAACTTTCATCCGTCGGCCTGGGGACCGCTGGGTCTGGCTGAAGCGGCGCTGCTGACCGATGACCCACAGGCCGTGGGCGAACTGCAGCGCAAATTCGACCAAGACTGGCAGGGTCGCAGCCGTCCCTTTGATCCCTACGCAGGTGCGGCACAATAG
- the ispH gene encoding 4-hydroxy-3-methylbut-2-enyl diphosphate reductase: MIKRIHLAKPRGFCAGVVMAIQAVEQAADHERQPVTVYHSIVHNHTVVDRLERGKGVSFVEDLTEIPMLPHGTDTVVFSAHGVSPAVREQARALGLATVDATCPLVTKVHTEAKKYAAEGYTILLIGDSARHQEVIGTQGEAPEHTILIGVQGKVGGGLNDPRTVQVPDPERLVVLTQTTLNVDDTRQTVAILKERFPALVIPPSEDLCYATKNRQDAVKAIAPQVDAFLVLTSTHSSNGMRLLELARELCGRAERLETAADLAHIELSGVTSLGITSAASTPDDLVQEVVAHFRQLNPALEVLEEGEWENIRFRPAKKVNLDGTQEALV, encoded by the coding sequence ATGATCAAGCGCATTCACCTCGCCAAACCACGCGGCTTTTGCGCCGGGGTGGTCATGGCGATTCAGGCCGTGGAGCAGGCCGCCGACCATGAACGCCAGCCGGTGACCGTGTACCACTCCATCGTTCACAACCACACGGTGGTGGACCGGCTGGAGCGCGGCAAGGGCGTGAGCTTCGTGGAGGACCTGACGGAAATCCCCATGCTGCCCCACGGCACCGACACGGTGGTCTTCAGTGCCCATGGGGTCAGCCCCGCCGTTCGCGAGCAGGCCCGCGCCCTGGGCCTGGCTACGGTGGACGCCACCTGCCCGCTCGTCACCAAGGTCCACACCGAAGCCAAAAAGTACGCCGCCGAGGGCTACACCATCCTCTTGATCGGGGACAGCGCCCGGCACCAGGAAGTGATCGGCACCCAGGGCGAGGCCCCGGAGCACACCATCCTGATCGGGGTGCAGGGCAAGGTGGGCGGCGGCCTGAACGACCCGCGCACCGTGCAGGTGCCCGACCCCGAGCGGCTGGTGGTGCTGACCCAGACCACCCTCAACGTGGACGACACCCGCCAGACGGTCGCCATTCTCAAGGAGCGCTTTCCGGCGCTGGTGATTCCGCCCAGCGAGGACCTCTGCTACGCCACCAAGAACCGCCAGGACGCGGTCAAGGCGATTGCGCCGCAGGTGGACGCATTTTTGGTGCTGACCTCTACGCACTCCAGCAACGGCATGCGGCTGCTGGAACTGGCCCGCGAGCTGTGCGGCCGCGCTGAGCGCCTGGAAACCGCCGCTGACCTCGCCCACATTGAACTGAGCGGCGTGACCAGCCTCGGCATTACCAGCGCGGCCAGCACGCCGGACGACCTGGTGCAGGAGGTGGTGGCCCACTTCCGTCAGCTCAACCCGGCCCTGGAAGTGCTGGAAGAAGGCGAATGGGAAAACATCCGGTTCCGCCCGGCCAAGAAGGTGAACCTGGACGGGACGCAAGAAGCGCTCGTCTGA
- a CDS encoding class I SAM-dependent methyltransferase, with the protein MNPDPKRLGTLDELLTTLDTLFEGGSDWTTREQSTHWQSIFSQPEHPLNSDLPDANLTEWQARGLLPNPASRTALDLGCGLGRNARWLARQGYRVTGLDLSAYAVAEAQRRTADLTVTYLEADLLRGPLPLPPADLVYDSGCFHHLPPHRRLTYLSVLGRLLKPGGHFGICTFAPGRMGSEATDVELLRRGSLEGGVAYSPDDLRGIFSDLDYVAGGPMPQLAGTFCHDFLNVALFRRPAG; encoded by the coding sequence ATGAACCCTGATCCCAAACGCCTGGGCACCCTAGATGAACTGCTGACCACCCTGGACACCCTCTTTGAGGGCGGCTCGGACTGGACCACGCGGGAGCAAAGCACCCACTGGCAGAGCATCTTTTCGCAGCCGGAGCACCCGCTGAACTCTGACCTACCAGACGCCAACCTCACCGAGTGGCAAGCGCGTGGGCTGTTGCCCAACCCGGCAAGCCGCACCGCCCTGGATCTGGGCTGCGGCCTGGGGCGCAATGCCCGCTGGCTGGCGCGGCAGGGCTACCGGGTCACGGGCCTGGACCTCTCGGCCTACGCGGTGGCCGAAGCGCAGCGGCGCACCGCCGACCTCACCGTAACCTACCTGGAAGCCGACCTGCTGCGCGGTCCTCTGCCCTTACCACCCGCCGACTTGGTGTACGACTCCGGCTGCTTTCACCACCTGCCGCCGCACCGCCGCCTGACCTACCTGAGCGTGCTGGGGCGTCTGCTGAAGCCGGGCGGACATTTCGGTATCTGCACCTTCGCGCCGGGGCGGATGGGCAGCGAGGCTACGGATGTGGAACTGCTGCGGCGCGGCAGCCTGGAAGGCGGTGTGGCCTACTCGCCGGACGACCTGCGCGGCATCTTCAGCGATCTGGACTACGTTGCGGGCGGACCGATGCCGCAGCTGGCCGGGACGTTTTGCCATGACTTTTTGAATGTGGCGCTGTTCCGGCGGCCGGCCGGCTAG
- a CDS encoding FAD-dependent oxidoreductase, with product MNSGPRGQVWAHVGQPFDRRAYDVVVIGAGMLGAGCAAALREVVPGRSLLLLDEGGLPNEEGATLLGAGVWDAAGLEGHATELAERSRAELQRWLGDALTPRTLLDFGAERTEAAEASAEVLQAFDDMADWVDPEQLPHVTRREVLTYRPGELTLRLGQGAVAAGADLMLNVRAELTPGGVRLHRLSVTNRHEIVVHETHDITVDQVIVAAGAAGPELIESGLGLHTPHGRAYVQRPRLRQPSGPTSPLLRAGNLLLRPLNGEYALYLPPRSGDPHGYRPTSGRLTGVQVGLRRELLCDLLPRMDALPVLATEALGVGRSLADIEGAWLGLPGGDPQHAPTAEQVTPGVWLLLGGSRTRGGADTLGLGLVRELAEQLA from the coding sequence ATGAACAGTGGGCCGCGGGGACAGGTGTGGGCGCATGTGGGCCAGCCGTTTGATCGGCGAGCCTACGACGTGGTGGTGATCGGTGCGGGCATGCTGGGCGCGGGCTGCGCCGCCGCGCTGCGTGAGGTTGTCCCAGGCCGGAGCCTGTTGCTGCTGGATGAGGGCGGCCTGCCCAACGAAGAAGGCGCGACCCTGCTGGGTGCAGGCGTGTGGGACGCAGCGGGGCTGGAAGGTCATGCGACTGAACTGGCCGAGCGGAGCCGCGCTGAATTGCAACGCTGGCTGGGCGACGCCCTGACACCACGTACGCTGCTGGACTTTGGAGCAGAACGGACGGAAGCTGCCGAGGCCAGCGCAGAAGTGCTGCAGGCCTTTGACGACATGGCGGACTGGGTGGACCCGGAACAGTTGCCGCACGTGACCCGGCGGGAAGTGCTCACCTACCGCCCCGGCGAGCTGACGCTGCGGCTGGGCCAGGGTGCGGTGGCAGCGGGCGCCGACCTGATGCTGAATGTCCGCGCCGAGCTGACCCCCGGCGGTGTGCGCCTGCACCGCCTCAGCGTGACCAACCGGCACGAGATCGTGGTGCATGAGACGCACGACATCACGGTAGATCAGGTGATCGTGGCTGCCGGAGCCGCTGGACCAGAGCTGATCGAAAGTGGCCTGGGCCTGCACACCCCGCACGGGCGCGCCTACGTGCAGCGGCCCCGGCTCCGGCAGCCCAGCGGCCCAACCTCTCCCCTGCTGCGGGCCGGGAACCTGCTGCTGCGCCCCCTGAACGGCGAGTACGCGCTGTACCTGCCGCCCCGCTCGGGCGACCCGCACGGCTACCGGCCCACCTCCGGGCGGCTGACCGGCGTGCAGGTGGGCCTGCGCCGCGAACTGCTGTGCGACCTGCTGCCGCGCATGGACGCGCTGCCGGTTCTGGCCACCGAAGCCCTCGGCGTGGGCCGTAGCCTGGCCGACATAGAGGGTGCCTGGCTGGGCCTGCCCGGCGGCGACCCGCAGCACGCCCCCACCGCCGAGCAGGTCACCCCTGGGGTATGGCTCTTACTGGGCGGCAGCCGCACCCGCGGCGGGGCAGACACCCTGGGGCTGGGGCTGGTGCGGGAGCTGGCAGAACAGCTGGCTTAA
- a CDS encoding SpoIID/LytB domain-containing protein: MFSRRLLHTVRLGTATLAVLASGSGQALDVRVLIQEGASVPVRLLGTGGAPQASAPVWKVEVRGSELALNGKSAGSSTLYVPPSPGSRVQIGSKVYRGGVLLRLNRGKVQGINVVNVEDYLRGVVPAEMPALWPEAALESQAVVARTYVTQRVNPAQPFDICAGTNCQMYPGIDGEHERTNAAIDATRGEVLTYGGQLADTYFSANSGGYTASAAEVWGKNLPYLIAKPDPQSVTASGERGRWQITVSPAKLNSAATAYRLNVGTVRRVSFGQTSASGRVEEVTVVGSSRTSTLKGASAGGFVRALGAPSSRARVDSSSPLRLSGQGSGHGVGLSQYGALGFAREGRSHRDVLGFYYPGTVVQALHYQPVAAATQSAPVLNAVTGAGP, encoded by the coding sequence ATGTTCAGCCGCAGATTGTTGCATACGGTCCGTCTGGGGACCGCTACATTGGCCGTGCTTGCCAGCGGGTCCGGACAGGCGCTGGATGTCCGGGTGCTGATCCAGGAGGGGGCGTCGGTGCCAGTGCGCCTGCTGGGAACCGGTGGTGCGCCCCAAGCGTCCGCCCCGGTGTGGAAAGTCGAGGTGCGCGGCTCAGAGCTGGCCCTGAACGGCAAATCTGCAGGCAGCAGCACCCTCTATGTGCCGCCCAGCCCCGGCAGCCGGGTGCAGATCGGTTCCAAGGTCTACCGGGGCGGAGTATTGCTGCGCCTGAACCGTGGCAAAGTGCAGGGTATCAACGTCGTGAACGTCGAAGATTATCTGCGCGGTGTGGTGCCCGCCGAAATGCCTGCGCTGTGGCCTGAAGCCGCGCTGGAGTCCCAGGCGGTGGTCGCCCGCACTTACGTCACCCAGCGGGTCAATCCGGCGCAGCCTTTCGATATCTGCGCCGGGACCAACTGCCAGATGTACCCCGGCATAGACGGCGAGCATGAGCGCACCAACGCCGCCATCGACGCCACGCGGGGTGAGGTGCTGACCTACGGGGGCCAGTTGGCCGACACCTACTTTTCGGCCAATTCGGGCGGCTACACCGCCAGCGCCGCCGAAGTCTGGGGCAAGAACCTGCCCTACCTGATCGCCAAGCCTGACCCACAATCGGTCACGGCCAGTGGCGAGCGCGGGCGTTGGCAGATCACGGTCAGCCCCGCCAAGTTGAACAGTGCTGCAACGGCCTACCGCCTGAATGTGGGCACGGTGCGGCGGGTCAGCTTCGGCCAGACCAGTGCGTCGGGCCGGGTAGAAGAAGTGACGGTGGTGGGCAGCAGCCGCACCTCAACCCTCAAAGGTGCCAGTGCTGGGGGCTTCGTGCGGGCGCTGGGCGCACCGTCCAGCCGGGCGCGGGTGGACAGTTCCTCGCCGCTGCGCCTCAGTGGTCAGGGGTCCGGACATGGGGTGGGTCTGTCGCAATACGGTGCGCTCGGCTTTGCCCGTGAAGGCCGCAGCCACCGTGATGTGCTGGGCTTTTATTACCCCGGTACCGTGGTGCAGGCGCTGCATTACCAGCCGGTTGCTGCCGCTACCCAGTCGGCTCCTGTCCTGAACGCGGTGACTGGAGCAGGCCCATGA